GTAGCGCTCCTCGCTCCGTTCCCAGAAGCGGCGGTATCCCTCCACCCAGTCGGCCACCTCCTTGAGCGGGTCGGCCTCCAGCCGGCACGGCCGCCACTGCGCCTCCCGCCCCCGCGCGATCAGCCCCGCCTTCTCCAGCACCTTCAGGTGCTTGGACACCGCCGGAAGGCTCATCTCGAACGGCTCGGCCAGCTCCATCACCGACGCCTCCCCGCCCATCAACCGGGCCAGGATCGCCCGCCGCACCGGGTGCGCCAGGGCGGCGAAGGTGTCGTCCAGTCGGTCCGTTCGCATCTGATTAACCTCTCAGTTAATTAACCTACTGGTAAAGTAGAGGACGGGCGAACGGCTGTCAAGAGCGAGGCGCCGGCCCCGTCCGCTGGGGCTGGTACCGGTCGACGTTGGAGTCGCGCAGCCGGAAGCCGAGCTGCCGGTACAGCCGGTTGGCGGCCACCCGCGACGCCCGCGAGGTCAGGTCGACGCTGCGGGCGCCCCGCCGGCCGGCCAGGTCGAGGGCGGCCACCGTCAGCGCGGTGCCGACCCCCTGCCCGCGGGCCCGCTCGTCGACGACGACGTCCTCGATGCGCGCCCGGAGCCCGGTGGGGGGAGCGGGAGCCGCGATCAGCGCCGCGTCGCTGTCAGCCGGCTGCCGGGAGGAGCAGACCCGGTACGCCCGCTGCCAGGGCGGCCGCTGGCAGCGGCTGCACAACCCCAGGTGGCTGGGACCACGAATGCGTCAAGTTCGGAGCGCCCCGATCGTCGCCGTGGGGACGATCCCTTCCACTCGACGCGCCAGCTCCGTGTCAAGGGTCACGAACGCATCTGCCTGCAGCTGCGTGAGTGCGACGTACTCGGCGTCGTAGGTCTCGGCCCACCCCAGCCGCTCGGCGACGTCCCAGGCCCGACGCCGGAGCACGGCGTCGCCGAGAAGGCGGATCGGCATGGCCCGGATGCGGGCGAGCCGGTCGAGGGCCACATCCGGCGCGACCTCTCCCCGGTGCACGGCCTCGTGCAGGGCCGACAGCGTCTGGGAGCGCAGGAGCGTCGGGGCGAGAAGCTCGTGCCCGGCCGCGACCTCGATCCCCTCACCCGCCAGGAGGAGGACGACGCCGCAGTCGACGACGAATCTGGTCATCTGGCGGCCACTTCACGGGCGGGAGAGCCGCTCCCCGCCGAGCACCTCGTTGACGACATCGATCAGCGGCCGCCGTGAGGACCGAGCCGCACTCCGCAGCCGCTCAAACGCGGCCGCGTCGTCGATCCCCTCCTGCATCATCAGCATCCCCTTGGCCCGCTCGATGCGATTGCGGTGCTCGAACGCCACCTGCAACTGCTCGGCCAGCCGCCCCTTGACCTGCGCGGCCGCAGCCTGACTGAGCAGCGTCGCGGCCAACGCGGCATACACCTGGGCGGCGCTGATCTCCGCCTGATCCCAGTCTCTGGGCTTCGCGCAGTACAGGTCCAGGCTGCCGATCGGGCCGCCTTCCAGCTGCACCGGCACGCTGAGTCCCGCCCGCATCTCCTGGCCGGTCGCCACGTCGGTGATCCTTCCCCAGTGCGGCTCCTTGGCCGCATCGCGCATGGCCATCGGGGCGTGCTCGGCGAACGCGTTCACACAGGGCCCCTCCCCCAGTCGCTCCTGGCCCTCTTCCACGATCTGGGTCTGCTGGTCGGAGGCCGTCGCCCAACGCAGGTCACCGCGCTCATCGGCCAGCATCAGCCCGGCACCGTCCACCCCGAGCAGCGCCTTGGCCGCGCTGGTGAGTTGCTGCATCGCCCGCTGGAGGTCGTGCTCGACGTCCAGGGCGGCCAGCGAGCTGAGGTGTCGGGCCAGGGTGGCAGGATCGATGGGCATGCCGATCTCCTTCACCGGAGGGAGGCGCAACAGCGCGTCTGGCCCAAAGGACTGCCTTCGTACAGGCGGCAGTTTACGACATGCCGCATCCACTCAACCCGCCATGCGGGCGTTGTCGGGGTGCACGGGTTGTAGACAGGTCATGAGGGATAGACCGGGAGTGGCTGCCTCGGGCATCTGACCTCTGCCACCGGGCCGGTACCAGCCTCGTGCGAGCGGTAGACCCAGACCTCGCCTACCTGCGTCGGTGCCCGGGCGATCCCACCCTCGGTGCCACGGCCGGCCCGGGTGCCGGCTTGGTTGGGCGGAGCGCCTGCCGTTGGGGGTTGGGCATGGGCGTGACGGGAGAACGAGCTCCCGCCACGAGAGCTGCTTGCGCAGTTCGGCTCAGGCCGCCGGGCTGGTCGCCAAACAGCCTACGAACTCCAACGGTTCTGGAAGCCGCGGTAGCCCAGGTGGTGGATGACGATCACGGCCAGGCTGGCCCCATGGCGGCGATCCCGGCAACCAGCGGCCTTGGCAGGCCGCTGGTCCAGCCGTGGGCCGCGAAGGCCTGCCAGGTGACCAGGACCGCCAGGACCGACAACAGCAGC
This window of the Actinomycetota bacterium genome carries:
- a CDS encoding GNAT family N-acetyltransferase; translated protein: MCSRCQRPPWQRAYRVCSSRQPADSDAALIAAPAPPTGLRARIEDVVVDERARGQGVGTALTVAALDLAGRRGARSVDLTSRASRVAANRLYRQLGFRLRDSNVDRYQPQRTGPAPRS
- a CDS encoding metalloregulator ArsR/SmtB family transcription factor — protein: MRTDRLDDTFAALAHPVRRAILARLMGGEASVMELAEPFEMSLPAVSKHLKVLEKAGLIARGREAQWRPCRLEADPLKEVADWVEGYRRFWERSEERY
- a CDS encoding type II toxin-antitoxin system VapC family toxin, producing the protein MTRFVVDCGVVLLLAGEGIEVAAGHELLAPTLLRSQTLSALHEAVHRGEVAPDVALDRLARIRAMPIRLLGDAVLRRRAWDVAERLGWAETYDAEYVALTQLQADAFVTLDTELARRVEGIVPTATIGALRT
- a CDS encoding GAF and ANTAR domain-containing protein, with protein sequence MKEIGMPIDPATLARHLSSLAALDVEHDLQRAMQQLTSAAKALLGVDGAGLMLADERGDLRWATASDQQTQIVEEGQERLGEGPCVNAFAEHAPMAMRDAAKEPHWGRITDVATGQEMRAGLSVPVQLEGGPIGSLDLYCAKPRDWDQAEISAAQVYAALAATLLSQAAAAQVKGRLAEQLQVAFEHRNRIERAKGMLMMQEGIDDAAAFERLRSAARSSRRPLIDVVNEVLGGERLSRP